The Nitrospira sp. DNA window GCGCGCGAAGTATCCCCATCTGGCGGAGCGCTTCGTGATCGGCAATTTGTTTGATCCGCCGAAGGAGATGCGCGATGCCTTTGATGTGGTGCTGGAGCATACCTGCATGGGCGGGCTGCCACCGGCGCTGCGCGCCGACTACCGGCGGGGCATCGATCTCACGTTGCGGCGCGGAGGTGTGCTGATCGGGGTGTGGTTCATCAATCCGGCGCTCGATCCGGGTAATGAGGGACCACCCTTCCCGCTCAGCGTCGCTGATTTGACGGCGCTCTTCGCGGAAGGCTATGAGATCGTCGAAGATTATGTGCCGGATGCAGCCTTTCCCGGTCGTGAGGGCCGTGAACGGGTGCGTGTGCTGCGACGCGTGGCGTGATGAAGTAGGACTGCGCGGTTTCTTCTTCCTGAACAACCATCTTCAGATAATCACTACCATGCCCATTCCAGATTTCATCAAGTTTCTCCGCTCCAAGGTCGGCACGGAATTGTTGCAGGTTTCCACCGTCGCAGAGGGAACAAAGGTGTCAGACACCATTGTTTCTTGCGCAGTCCTTCACTTCACACCGAGGAGGCTATCATGCTGCTATTCAGCCTCGTGTTGAGTCTGGGAGAAAACAAGGGTGTCAGAGAAAACAAGGGTGTCAGACACCTTTGCTCCTCCCCAAGGAAAAGGTTCCAGGAACTATTCATTTCTCCTTCGGGTGGCAGTGCTAGCCTGTTGGGCCATTCTTGCGAGTAAGTAACATATTTGTTAGTATCGCGCAGTGGACTGCACCATCACGTACTACAGTGAAGCCGTGCAGGGAGAAATTTTGGCTCTCCCCGACACACTGGCTGCTCGTTACATCGTGCTCACGAGGAGGATGATTGCTCTTGGGCCACATCTTGGCGAGCCTCATACGAAAGCCTTCGGTGAGGGTCTGTTCGAGCTGAGGCTTAAAGGAGCTGAAGGCATTGCCCGTGTGTTCTTTTGTGCTCTTGTTGGCAAACGCATCGTCATGCTGCACAGCTTCATCAAGAAGTCGGACAAAACACCTCTTCGAGAGCAAACGATTGCGGAGCGCCGTTTGAAGGAGATCAAACATGCAAAGTCATAACCAGCTTATCAAGAAGCTCATGCGTCGTCCCGGCGTTCGTGCAGAGGTGGAACGCCTCGAACGTGAGGAGTCTGCGCTTCTCGATGCGCTGCTCAAGGCCAGGCAAGCAGCGGGGCTCACACAGGCTCAAGTTGCTGAACGTATGGGCACCCAAGCGCCAG harbors:
- a CDS encoding type II toxin-antitoxin system RelE/ParE family toxin, whose amino-acid sequence is MDCTITYYSEAVQGEILALPDTLAARYIVLTRRMIALGPHLGEPHTKAFGEGLFELRLKGAEGIARVFFCALVGKRIVMLHSFIKKSDKTPLREQTIAERRLKEIKHAKS
- a CDS encoding helix-turn-helix transcriptional regulator translates to MQSHNQLIKKLMRRPGVRAEVERLEREESALLDALLKARQAAGLTQAQVAERMGTQAPAVARLERALASGKHSPSVATLRKYVKACGKRLVLRVA